The Medicago truncatula cultivar Jemalong A17 chromosome 4, MtrunA17r5.0-ANR, whole genome shotgun sequence genome includes a region encoding these proteins:
- the LOC11424772 gene encoding transcription factor bHLH18 — protein sequence MEESWENFHLDMELDCGDDYFIDDCNNLNIDGDDFIREILLQTPEGLISSESDHSFFHVQTDTVTVNVNGGVEVVGNTVKSKSSNSIVSQQHQPQEQEQQHGLKSKKVPRKSSSPKTYILSFDNSTMIPATPEPCVNLSSRNKRSRESTQKAEVKTNQQINGVKKGRSSSQCIDHIMAERKRRQELSEKFIALSATIPGLSKMDKASLLREAIDYVKQLKEHVEELEKQDKNVGVTPVMVLRQPYSCGINEYTNSGETSCGDDCNHHILPDIEARVIGKEVLIEIHCEKQNGIELKLLNHIENLQLFVTGSSVLPFGKSAISITIIARMGDECIVTMNDLVKSIRQVLLKP from the exons ATGGAGGAGTCATGGGAAAATTTTCATCTTGACAtg GAATTGGATTGTGGTGATGATTATTTCATAGATGATTGTAACAACCTTAAcattgatggtgatgattttATTAGAGAGATTTTATTACAAACACCAGAAGGTTTAATCTCTTCAGAAAGTGATCATTCATTTTTTCATGTTCAAACTGATACTGTTACCGTTAATGTTAACGGTGGTGTTGAGGTTGTTGGGAACACGGTTAAGAGTAAGAGTTCAAACTCAATTGTgtctcaacaacatcaaccacaagaacaagaacaacaacatggtTTGAAATCGAAAAAGGTTCCTCGTAAAAGTTCTTCTCCAAAGACatatattttgtcttttgatAATTCAACTATGATACCAGCTACACCAGAACCTTGTGTTAATTTGAGTTCTAGGAATAAACGTAGCCGTGAAAGTACTCAAAAAGCTGAAGTGAAAACTAATCAACAAATCAATGGAGTGAAGAAAGGTAGAAGCAGTTCACAATGTATTGATCATATAATGGCAGAGAGAAAAAGGAGACAAGAATTGTCTGAAAAATTCATTGCACTTTCGGCTACTATTCCTGGATTGAGCAAG ATGGACAAGGCTTCATTACTTCGAGAAGCGATTGATTATGTGAAACAACTTAAAGAACATGTTGAAGAGCTCGAGAAACAAGACAAAAATGTTGGTGTCACGCCGGTGATGGTTCTCCGACAACCTTATTCATGTGGAATCAATGAATACACAAATTCTGGTGAAACAAGTTGTGGTGATGATTGTAACCATCATATCCTTCCAGATATTGAAGCAAGAGTCATTGGAAAGGAAGTGCTTATTGAAATCCATTGTGAGAAACAAAATGGAATTGAGCTCAAATTACTTAACCACATTGAAAATCTTCAACTCTTTGTCACTGGTAGCAGTGTCTTGCCTTTTGGGAAATCTGCTATTTCCATCACTATTATTGCTCGG ATGGGTGATGAATGCATAGTGACAATGAATGATCTAGTGAAAAGCATTAGACAAGTGCTCTTGAAACCTTGA
- the LOC112421314 gene encoding uncharacterized mitochondrial protein AtMg00810-like: MTEFEMTDLGKLTYFPGMEFTKTSECLVMHQKKYATNILKRFNMMGFNPASTPSEVNLKLVKNEDEELVDPTLIKQIIESLRYLCNSRPYIIYHVGIICRFKSEVRSSHFLTTKRVMRNIKGTLGYELLFPANVNGAIVNLMTCHLMLF, encoded by the coding sequence ATGACAGAATTTGAGATGACTGATTTGGGAAAGTTAACATATTTCCCTGGAATGGAAttcactaaaacttcagaatgTTTAGTGATGCACCAGAAGAAATATGctacaaatattttaaagagATTCAACATGATGGGCTTCAATCCTGCATCTACACCATCTGAAGTGAATCTTAAGCTTGTAaagaatgaagatgaagagcTAGTTGACCCTACATTGATCAAACAAATTATAGAATCTCTGAGATATCTGTGTAATAGCAGACCATATATAATTTATCATGTTGGTATAATCTGTAGGTTTAAGAGTGAAGTTAGAAGCTCTCATTTTCTTACAACTAAAAGAGTTATGAGAAACATCAAGGGAACTTTGGGTTATGAATTACTGTTTCCTGCAAATGTCAATGGAGCTATTGTGAACCtgatgacatgtcatcttaTGTTATTCTAG